The Hymenobacter sp. DG25A nucleotide sequence CTAGGGCGCATTCGCGCGGCCCGGGTTCAACCCTCTTTTACTACTTCAGCCTCATGAAAACTGTAACTATCATCGGTGTCGGGCTCATTGGCGGCTCACTGGCCATCAGCCTCCGGCAGAAAGGATTAGCCAGCCACATTATTGGGGTAGACCACAGCCCCGAAAACCTGCTGCAGGCCCGGCAGCTACAGCTGATTGACGAAGGCACCCCGGACCTGATCAGCGCCGTGCGCCGGGCCGACCTGGTGGTAGTGGCCGTGCCCATGGATGCCATGCTCACGGTGCTGCCCCAGGTTTTGGATGCGGTGAAAAACCAGGTAGTTATCGACGTGGGCTCTACCAAATCCATGCTGCTGACCGCTGTGGCCGGGCATCCCAAGCGGGGCCGTTTCGTGGCCGTGCACCCCATGGCCGGCACCGAATACTCCGGCCCGGAAGCCGCCGTGCCGGAACTGTTCACCGACAAAACCTTGGTTATCTGCGACGCCGAACAGAGTGATGCTGATGCCGTGGCGCAGGTGCAAAGCCTCTTCGAACAGCTGCAGATGAACATTGAGTACCTCGATGCGGCTGCTCATGATTTGCATACGGCGTACGTGTCACACATTTCCCATATCACGTCTTTCGCACTGGCCCTCACCGTATTAGAAAAGGAAAAGGAAGAGCAGCAGATTTTTGCCCTGGCCAGCGGGGGCTTCGCCTCCACCGTGCGCCTGGCCAAAAGCTCCCCCGATATGTGGGTGCCCATCTTCCGCCAGAACCGCGTGAACGTGCTGGATGTACTCGATGAGCACATTCACCAGCTGCAGCACCTGCGCCAGCTCATTGCCCAGGAAGACTACGCCGCCGTGTACCAGCAGATCCAGCAAGCCAACCTCATTAAGAAAATTCTGAAGTAACGCTCACTGTAAGAACGTCATGTCGAGCGCAGTCGAGACATCTCGCTAGTGTGGTAAACCTAATTACTACTACTACATCAGCACGCGAGATGTCTCGACTCCGCTCGACATGACCGGTACAAGGCATCATTTTTCTACAAAACTCAAAAACCAGCCATACATCATGCAATCTGCCCTTTTCAACCGCCAGCCAGACGATAAGCCTTACCTGATTTCCGGACCCTGCTCCGCCGAAACCGAAGAGCAGGTGCTGGATACCTGCCAGCGCCTGGCCGCCACCGGCAAGGTGCAGGCCCTGCGCGCCGGCATCTGGAAGCCCCGCACCAAGCCCGGCGGCTTTGAGGGCGTGGGCACCAAGGGCCTGCCCTGGCTCAAGAAAGCCAGTGAGCTGACGGGCCTGCCGATAGCCGTAGAAGTAGCCACCGCCAAGCACGTGGAAGACTGCTTGGCCTTTGGGGTAGATATTTTGTGGGTGGGCGCCCGCACCACCGGCAACCCGTTTTCGGTGCAGGAAATTGCCAACGTGCTGCGCGGCGTGCAGGTACCGGTGCTGGTGAAAAACCCCATTCACCCGGAGCTGGAGCTGTGGGTGGGCGCCGTGGAGCGCCTGCAAAAGGCCGGGCTGGAAAAAGTGGGCCTCATTCACCGGGGCTTCAGCAGCTACGGCAACACCGACTACCGCAACGCGCCCATGTGGCACCTGCCCATCGAGATGAAGCGCCGCCAACCGGAAATGCCGCTGCTCTGCGACCCCAGCCACATCTGCGGCCGCCGCGATACGCTCTTCGCCGTGGCCCAGCAGGCCCTCAACCTGGGCTTCGATGGCAACATGATTGAGAGCCATCAGAACCCCGACGCGGCCTGGAGCGACGCCAAGCAGCAAATCACGCCCGAAGTACTGAAGGACCTGATTCAGGATTTGGTGTGGCGCCACGAAACCACCAACCAGCGCGAGTTCCTGACGGCCCTGGCCAGCCTGCGCGAGCAAATCAACCAGCTCGATGCCGAAATTATCCAGCTGCTGGGTCGCCGCATGGGCGTGGCCGAAAAAATAGGCGAGTACAAGAAGGAAAACGACATCACCATCCTGCAGACCAGCCGCTGGAACGAAGTGCTGGAGCGCGCCCAGCGCCAGGGCACGTCTGTGGGACTCACCCCGGAGTTTGTAGAGCAGTATTTCGCCGCCGTGCACCTGGAGTCCATCAACCGGCAGAACGCCATAATGAACCGGGAGTAAAGAGCTTCTCTTATCCTAAATCACTCACAGTTCTTCTGTCATCCTGAGCCCCGCGAAGGATCTTATCATGGCTAAACGACAAGCGTCACAACGACTCGTTCTTACCTGATAAGGTCCTTCGCCAAGCTCAGGATGACAGCTGTTTTTGAAGGAGTTGGAAGAAGAGATTTGTAGGAGTAGACAGCTGCCGTTTTCATCCCTTGCTTGTCGGTGATGGGGATTTGCCGTACTTGGGCCCATGCTCTTTTATACTGTTATGAAACCGCTGGTGCAGGTAGCACTGCGCGTGTTTTTTCGTAAGCTCGAAGTTCGTAATCCACAGCGGCTGCAAATGCCGGGGCCGCTGCTGATTACCGGCAACCACCCCAACACGCTGATGGATCCTTTGGTGGTGGCCGTAAACCGCCGGGAGCCCATTGCCTTTCTGGCCAAGAGCACCTTCTTTCAAAACCCCATCCTGCGCCGCATTATGGAGTCCGGCAACTCGATTCCCATTTACCGCCGGCAGGATGCCGAAACCGGGGAAGGCGGCGCCAGTCTGGAGGAAATAGCGGCCCGCAACGAGGCCTCCTTTGGCCGCTGCTTTGATTATTTGGGCCAGGGCGGCACAGTGATGATTTTTCCGGAGGGCACCAGCGTATCAGAGCGTAAGCTGCGGCCATTGAAAACCGGCGCGGCGCGCATTGCCCTGGGTACGGAAGCCCGCTATAATTTTCAGCTGGGGCTGCACGTGCTACCGCTGGGTATTAATTATTTCGATCCGACCCGGTTTCGCTCCGATGTCTTTATCAATGTGGCCCCGCCTATCCGGGTAGCCGATTATGCCGCGGCCTACCAGCAGGACCCCGAAGCAGCGGCCGATTTGCTGACCGAGGAAATCCGCCGCCGCATGGAAGTGCGCCTCGTGATTACCCGCGACGCCGCCGAGGACGAGCTGGCCCGGCAGGTAGAGCGCACCTTCGGCGACCATCTCAACCCCGATGACGACCCCACCACGCTCTACGACAACTTCCAGCTGAGCCGCACGCTGCAGCAGGCCATTCTCTACTTCGAGCAGCACGCCCCCGCCCACCTCACGGAAGTGCGCCGGCAGCTGACCACGTATCTGGCCCAACTACATAAATTCCGGCTCACCGATGAAGCGCTGGAAGCTGGTCAGCAGAAAACCGGCACCCGCTTTTCCCGCGCCGTTAGCACTGCCTCGCGCCTTATTCTGGGGCTGCCGCTGTATGTGTACGGCGTTATCAACAACTACATTCCCTACATTATACCTTCCCTGATTGCCCGCAAAGCCACGACAGACATTGCCTTTCTGGCGCCCATTATGCTGGTCACGGGCATGCTTACCTTCAGCCTGGGGTATGTGGCCCAAACGGCGCTGGTGCACCATTTCACGCAGGACTGGCGCTGGACCACCCTCTACGCTCTGAGCCTGGCCCCGGCGGGCTTTTTTGCCCTCAACTACTGGGGCAACCTGGAAGGCCGGCTGCGGCGCTTGCGTACCCTGCAGCTTTTCCGGCAGCAGCGGCCTGCCATGGAAGCGCTACTACAGCAGCGCACCCTTATTCTACAGCTGCTGAACGAAGCCCGGGTGGCCTATCTGGCCGCCAAAGCCGGCAAGAAAGGCGAGGCGGCTATCGACTGATTTTGGCGCCCAGCCCCAACGTCAGGATTTCCGCCGGGCTTAGTGTCTTGTTGGACAGCATGCTCACCAGATACAGGTCATTGGTGCTGAGCTCAGCATAGGCGCTGGTGCGCCGGAAGCCCTGCGCTGCCGGGGCCACATACGTAAGGCGCGGCCCCAAAAAGGCCCCCACCCGCACCGCCGAGGACCACCAGTAATACCCCCTGGTGGGGTAGCGGCCGGTAGACTGGCTGGTAAGAAAAAAGCGCCGGCCCAGCGTGTAGTTCACCATGCCGCCTACCGTAACAGGACTTACCTGCAGGTGCTGCCCCAGCTTAGGAGAGAAGGGGATATAAGTGGTTTTGAGGGTGATAATACCCAGCGCCCGCCCCCCGGCCACCCGCCGCGGTACATAACCTACCAGTACCTCGGGCTCCAGCCGCTGCCGGGCCAGCCGGTAGCCGCCGCCTACCGCCACTGTGCCAATGCCACCGCCTACCTGCACCGTCAGAAAAAATGGGCCTGCGCCGGGCATAGGCTTCTGGGCCTGGGCCAGCAGGGGAAACAGGGCGGCCACCAGGGCCCCGGCTTTAGCGCACCTTAGCATAGCTGACGGTTTCCAGGCGGAAGTAGCGCTGCCCCCACAGCGTCAGAATATGGTAGCGCCGCTTCCGCAGGTTATAAGCCGTAAGGTAGGTAAGCCCATCGTGAAAGGGCTGCCCGGCCGTGAAACGGTGAATGTGCGCGCCTAGGTGCAGGGTTACTTTAGGATGGCGGCCCAGCAGCTGCGTGTAGGGTTGCACCAGTTTGGGGTCGAAGTCAGCATCGTTGGGGGGGACGTGGCAGAGGATGACGGTTCGGGCAATGCCGGCGGTATCGGCCAGCTGCTGCTCCAGCCAGTCAAGGTCGGGCACGCGGCCGTTAAAGCCGTACTCGCGGCCATTGGTATCCAGGCAGATAAAGCGCGTGCCCTGGTACACAAAGGAGTAGTTCAGGGGGCCAAAGTGCGCCTGGTAGGCGGCGCGGCCGTTGCCCAGCTCATCATGGTTGCCGATGACAGTGAGGTAGGGCACGCGCAGCTTTTGCAGGCGGCGGTGCACCCAGTGCATTTCGCGCCCCAGCCCGAAATCAGAAATATCCCCGGCAATAGTCACAAAATCGATGCGCGGCTGCTGGTTTACGCTGGCCACGAAGTCCGCCGTTTCATCATAAAACCGCTGGGTGTCGCCTACCAAGACAAAGCGTACCGTGTCGCCGTGGTGGGTAGGGGGCTGCGCGGCCAGCCGGGCTAAGTTGCGGCTGGTCTGGTGCTGCTCGGCGGCCGGTGCGTAGGCCTGGTTGGGGCTGGATTCCAGCAGGCTGCACCCCATCAGCCAGCTGCCCGCCATCAACGCTCCACCCACACGTCTTATATGTTGACTGCTGCTGCGCATAGCTTTAGCCCGGTATGTTGCCGGCGCGGGATAAAAGCCGACAAAACTCCTGAAATCACTGCCGGTTTGCCGGGTTGTTCGGCTTGTTATAGATTCATTTTCAGACCGATAGCCAACGTCAGAAGCTGGGACGGTCGCAGGCTATGGCGGTTGGTGAGGTAGCTGTGCAGGTATAAGTCATTCGAGCCCACCTCATAATAAAAAGCTAGGGAGCGGCTATGGTCGGGTGAGGTGGGCCAGGCCGTATAGGCAATGCTGCTGCCCAGCAACGGGCCGTAGCGCAGCGTGCGCGAAAACCAGTAGTAGTCATCGGGGTACTGGTTGGGCTCGCCGGGGTTTTGCAGCCCGTGGGTGTAGCTGCCATAGGCGCCCACCGTCAGGGGCGTCAGCTGCCAGTCCGCCCCCAGCGGCAGGCGTACCGGCGAGTAAGACGCTTTCAGCGTGACAATAGTGAGCTCAGTGCCGGCGTGTTGTTTCGGTACGTAGCCCACCAAAATATCCGTGCTCAGCCGCTGGCGCCAGTAGCTGTAGCCGGCGCCCACGGCCACCATGCCAATGCCGCCCCCGGTTTGCAGCATCAAATGGCGCGGGTGATACCAGTGCTTGGCCGCAGGCGCGGCTGCCGAATCGGGGGGCAGGGGCGGGGTGGCCAAGGCGGTCAGCGGCAAGGCCAGCAGCAAAAACAGGAACAGCATCCGCATCAGAAAGCAATGGTTTGGAGGCGGAACTGCTTCTGGCCCCACACCGTGAGCACTACATACTGGCGTTTCTCAAAGGCAAAGGAGTTGATATAGGTCACGCCATCATCAAAGGGCTGGCCGATGTGAAAATCGTGGCGGTGGCCGTTCAGCTCAAATACCAGCCGCGGGGCATTGCGCAGCGCGGCGGTGTAAGCCGGGCGCAGGGCCGGGTCAAAGTCGGGGTCTTCCGGGGGCACGTGCGACATCACCACCTGGCGCTGTACGCCCACGGTATCGGCCAGCTGCTGCTCCACCCAAGGCACGTCCGGAATGCGGCCGTTGAAGTTGTACTCGCGCCCGTTGGTATCCGTCATGATAAAGCGGGTGCCGGCGTAGGTAAACGTGTAGTTCAGGGGCCCGAATATTTCCTGATACGCGGCGCGGCCGTTGGCTACCTGGTCGTGGTTGCCGATGACGGTGAGGTAGGGCACACTTAGCTTACTCAGCTTTTCATTTACCCAGCGCATTTCGCGGTTCAGGCCGAAATCAGAAATATCCCCGGCCACTACCACAAAGGAAATGCCCTGCTGTTGGTTTACGCTTTGTACAAAAGCATCGGCCTGCTCATAAAACCGCTGGGAGTCGCCGGTGAATACAAACCGCAGCGTGTCGCCGGGCGGCAGGGTCTGCTGCTCCAGGCGGGCCAGATTTTTGCGCGTGAGGTGGCTTTCTTCGGCCGGAGCCCGGTGGTCGTTGGGACTGAACTCCACCCACTCGCAGCCGGCCAGAGAAAGGAGCAGGGTACCCAGAAGAAATCGAATAGAAAAAGAAGAGAAGAAAGATGTCATAACTGCGCCTCAAGAGCCAAAACACAAGCGCTACCCGCCCCCGCTGATAACCAGCCCCGGACTTATACGAACAACTGCCGGGGTGGGTAGTTTGCCGGCCCGGTTAATTGTGGAAAGTGCTTTGGCCGCGGCTTTCGGTGCTGCGGTTAAAAGGTGTTTCTTGCCAAACTTTTTTGCGCCGCCGCGCATTCTTCTTATTTCCCCCTGAGCTTACCCGAATGGCCAAACTGAAGACCCTTTATTTCTGCCAGAACTGCGGGGCGCAATCCGTGAAGTGGATTGGCCGCTGCCCTTCCTGCGGGGAGTGGAATACCTACGTGGAGGAAGTGGTGCAGAAGGAAGACACCCAGGCCGCCGGCTCCTGGAAAACGCCGGCCGCTGCCAGCACCACCAAAGTGTCTAAGCCGCGCCCCGTCAGTGAGATACACTATGAAGAAGAGCCCCGCATCATCACCCACGATGGCGAGCTGAACCGCGTGCTGGGCGGGGGCCTGGTACCTGGGTCCCTGGTGCTGATTGGGGGCGAGCCGGGCATCGGCAAAAGCACGCTCATGCTGCAGATTGCCATGCAGCTGCGCCAGCTGAAGGTGCTGTATGTGTCGGGTGAGGAAAGTGAGCAGCAGATCAAGATGCGCGCCGAGCGTCTCATTGGTGAGCAGCACCCGGGCTGCTACATTCTCACCGAAACCAATACCCAGAATATCTTCAAGCAGATAGACCAGCTGCAGCCCAACATCGTGGTCATCGACTCCATTCAAACCCTGCACTCGGGGCTGGTGGAATCGGGGGCGGGCTCCGTGAGCCAGGTGCGCGAGTGCACCCAGGAGCTGCTGAAGTATGCTAAGGAAACCGGCGTACCCGTGCTGCTCATCGGCCACATCACCAAAGACGGCTCCATTGCCGGTCCCAAAATTCTGGAGCACATGGTGGATACCGTGCTGCAGTTTGAGGGCGACCGGCACCTGAGCTACCGCATTCTGCGCACCATCAAAAACCGCTTCGGATCTACCTCAGAGTTGGGTATTTATGAGATGCAAGGCTCTGGTTTGCGGCAGGTGAGTAACCCCTCGGAAATTCTGCTTTCGCAGCGCACCGAAACGCTGAGCGGCATGGCTATTGGTGCCACGCTGGAAGGCAACCGCCCCTTGCTGGTAGAAGTGCAGGCCCTGGTTACGCCCGCCACCTACGGCACGCCCCAGCGCAGCAGCACCGGCTTTGATGCCAAACGCCTGCAGATGCTGCTGGCCGTGCTGGAAAAGCGCAGCGGCCTGCGCTTAGGTCAGCACGACGTATTCCTGAACATTGCCGGTGGCCTGCGCCTCGACGACCCGGCCCTGGACCTGGCCGTGTGCGCGGCCGTGGTTTCCTCGCTGAATGATATTCCGCTGTCCGGCGAAACCTGCCTAGCGGCCGAAGTGGGCCTGAGTGGGGAGATACGGGCCGTGAGCCGGCTGGATCAGCGCCTCTCCGAGGCCGAAAAGCTGGGGTTTGGCGAAATGTATATTTCGCAGTTTAATGCCCGGGGGCTCGATCTGGGGCGTTTTGGCATCCGGGTGCATCCGGTAGGCCGCCTGGATGAGGTGCTCAGTGGTTTGTTTGGCTAAAATCTGCGTAAACAGCCGCGTAGGCAGCCGGTTACGAAAAAAGTAACATTGCGGATTGGACTTTCTCAATCCAAATGCCTTATCTTCGGTATCTAAATTGACTTTTCCCGCGAAAAATCAGAGAATGAGGCATCTGGCCCCGGGCAGATTCGCGGATAAGTTCAGTTTAACCCTCCTTGTTGTAAGCGCCGTACTACCTCGATATACGTTCTAATGGCATTTTCCTTCCGCATAGCTGCTGGCTGTCTGATGGCTGCGCTTCTGGCGCCGCTGTCCGGCTGGGCGCAGGGCACCGTTTTACTTACCGGTAAAATCAGTAACCAGGACAGTGATACCATCGCCATTTCCGTGCGCGATAATCCCCTGCAGGCCAACGAGCAGCTGACCTACGCCCGCGTTGACAGCAAAGGCGAGTTCCGGCTGGCCCTGAAAGTAGACGGCCCTACCCGCGCCGACCTGGTGTACGGCGACGACGTAACGGCCCTGTTTGTGGAGCCGGGCAATGCTCTGGAAATCAAGTTTAAGGGCTCCGATATGGCGGGCTCCATCCGCTTTAAGGGCAAGGGGGCGGAAGCCAACACTTTCCTCTCGGAGATGGATGACAAGTTTGTGGAGAACGATGGTTTTCAGGTGCTGCCCGAAAATATCATGCTTTACGAGCCGGGATTTCTGAGCTTTCTGGATTATCGGCGGAAAGCTGAAGACAAGTTCCTGGCTGAAAATGAAGAGAGCCTTTCTCAGCCGTTCATCAACTACGTGAAGGCCGAAATTGCCTATACCTACGCCAACGACCGGCTGACTTTCCAGGACCTGCGCGAGCAGGTGGTAGCCACCGAGGGACGTCTGAAAATGTCGCCTACGTATTACGAATTCCTCAATGATAAAAGCCTGATCAACAACGCTTCTGCCCTGCAGAACGAAATGTATCAGGAGTTTCTGCTGAACTACGTTCACTACCAGGCGCAGAGCCAGAGCCACCAGCGCTCCGACCCTGATTTCTACCAGGTATGCTATGAGGTGGCCAAGGAGAATCTCAGTGGCAGTGTCCGGCCGCTGGTGCTGGGCCGCATTATGCAGGAGTCATTCCGCTTTGGGCACATCAAACTCTCGCAGGCCATGCTCAGCGACTTCCGCACCCAGCCGGAGTCCGGCAAGTACCTGCCCGCCCTGCAGGCCGACTTCGACGCGCACAAGTCCTTTTCCATTGGTGCCCAGGCCCCCGATTTCAAGCTGGTTACGGCCAAAGGCGACTCCGTCTCTCTGCGCAGCTTTGCCGGCAAGCTGGTGTACATCAACTTCTGGAAATCTACCAGCGGTTTGTGCCTGCGCGACCTGCCCTACGCACAGGATCTGGCCAAAAAGTTTGAAGGCAAGAACATTGTCTTCCTCAACATTGCCTTTGATGAGAACGAGCCCGCCTGGCGCCAGTTGGTGGTCAGCAAGAAGCTGCCGGGCGTGCACGTGCGCGCTTCCGGTGGTCTGCGTTCTGCCCTGGCCCGCGCCTACGCCTTGGACAACGTGCCCAGCTACATGCTGCTGGCCGAGGACGGTACCTTCCTGAATACCAAGCCCAAGCGCCTCAGCAGCCACGCGGCCGTAGAGGAAATCAAAGACTCCTTCGGCAAAGCGGCTCTGTATACCAGTACCGCCGAAATCAAGAGATAACGGTTGGTTAGCACCGACCCCGAAAACGCCTTCTGACTTTGTTGGAAGGCGTTTTTTGTTTAGTTGATGCTCAGGCTCTGGCCTCTAGTAACTTATGCCGGCGCACTGCCGGTTACGGTGTCCTTCTGCCGGCCGCACCGGTATAACCGGCCCGGAAAGACGCGCCCGGGGAACAACTTTCGCTTGCTTTTAGGGGTTAAGGTGCTGAAAATGGAGTGGCCGGCTTTGCGCTGCATTCCCGACCTTTATGCTTCTATGCGCTCCACCGTTCTTGATGGCCTGAATTTTCTGTCGAAGCTGACTCCGCGTCGCGCCCTGAATACGGCGCAGGTGGTAGGCGGCTATGCCCTGAGCAAGCTCACGGGCAAGGCCCGGCACTGGGGGCTGCCGCTGGCGCTTTCCTTCGAGCCCACCACCAGCTGCAACCTGCGCTGCCCGGAGTGCCCCAGCGGCCTGCGCTCCTTCACGCGCCCCACCGGCATGCTGCCCGATGACCTGTTCAAGCGCACCATTGATGAGGTAGCCTCCCGGCTCTGGTACCTAATTTTCTACTTTCAGGGCGAGCCCTACCTGCACCCGCACTTCTTGGAGCTGGTAAAATACGCCGCCGATAAAGGCATTTACACGGCCACCAGCACCAACGCCCACTACCTCAACGACCAGAATGCCCGCCGCACCGTGGAGTCAGGCCTCGACCGGCTGATTATCTCTCTTGATGGCACCACTCAGGAAGTGTACCAGCAATACCGGGTGGGCGGCAAGCTGGATAAGGTGCTGGAAGGCACCAAGAACATTATCAAGTGGCGGAAAGAGCTGAAATCGAGCACGCCGCGGGTGGTATTCCAATTTCTGGTAGTTCGTCCCAACGAGCATCAAATGGAAGATGCCAAAGCGCTGGCTAAAGACCTGGGCGTGGATGATGTGTGGTTTAAAACCGCCCAGATTTATGACTACGCCCAGGGCTCCCCGCTCATCCCCACCATTGACTACTATTCCCGCTACGAGAACAACAACGGCACCTGGAGCATCAAGAACAAGCTGCTGAACCACTGCTGGAAGATGTGGCACAGCTGCGTGATTACCTGGGACGGCCTGGTGGTGCCCTGCTGCTTTGATAAGGACGCCGAATACCGCCTCGGCGACCTGCAGCAGCAAACCTTCCGCGGGCTGTGGCACGGCCCCAAGTATCAGCAGTTCCGCGCCTCATTGTTAAAGGGTCGCGACCAGATTGACATGTGCCGCAACTGCACTGAAGGCACCCGCGTGTGGGGTTAAGGCCACGGGCCGGCTGCCACTTTTTGCTGCACAGCTTCGTATGTGGGCGGGTAGAACTGTCTGAACCACCGTATGCTTGAAGTAGATAAGGCTTTTTCCCTCTTAGGGACAAAGCTGCATTCCTGGCTTCGCCAGGCCATTATGCTGTTGCCCAATGTGCTGATTGGGGCCGTTGTTTTAGTTATCACCTTTTTTGTAGCGCGGCTGGTGCGCCGGCTGATAGCCGATGTGCTACGGCGGGTTTCGCACAGCGAGGCCATCAACGATTTAGTATCAGCGGTAGCCTACCTGGTAACGCTGCTGCTGGGTGTATTCTTTGTGCTGGGTATTCTGAACCTGGATAAGACCGTCACCTCGCTGCTGGCGGGTGTCGGGATTATTGGCCTGGCCCTGGGCTTTGCCTTTCAGGATATTGCCGCCAACTTCATTGCCGGGATTATCATTGCCATTCAGCGGCCCTTTAATGTGGGGGATATGGTGCAGACCACCACGTTTTTTGGGGTGGTGGAGCGCATCAGCCTGCGCACTGTGGAAATCCGGCAGGTAACGGGCGAGCTGGTGCGCGTGCCCAACAAAAGCGTGTTCGAAAACGCCCTGATTAATTTCTCCGCCAACCGCTTCCGGCGCGTGGATGTGGATGGCGGCGTCCGCCACGACTCCGACCTGGAACATGTGCGGCAGGTAGCTCTGGAAACCATTGCTCAGCTGCCTAATCTGGCGCCTGACAAGCCGGTGCAGCTCATGTTCACGGCTTTTACCAACGATGCCGTCACCTTTCAGCTGCGCTTCTGGATTCTGCACTCCAAGCAGATTGAATATGTAGGGGCCAAAAGCGACGCTATTATTGCCCTGAAGCGGGCCTTTGATGAGGCCGATATTTCCCTGGCCGGGCCCGACAGCAGCTCAACGGCCGCCTCCAAAGAAAAGAAAACCGCCCAGCAGTAAAACCAAAGTAGCGCGAAGCTCCGGCTTCGCGTACGAGCGCAGCGAGTTCTAATGTCAGCAGACGCCGGCTACTCGCTCTGCTCGTACGCGAAGCCGGAGCTTCGCGCTACTTGTTTAGTAAACCCAGGGATACAGGTCCGGGGGCGTGTGCTCGTCGGCTTGGATAGGCAGCGGGTGCAGGGCTTTGGTCTTATCCAAGAACAGAAAGGCGTCGTAGCGCTCCGGCAGGATGGAGGGCACGTAGTTGCCAAACCGCTCAAACTGCGGGCGGTACACCACGCCAATGGCCCGGTGGCCAATGGGCTGCTGCAGAATAGGCAGCGGGCTTAGCTCCTTCGATAACAGCAGGCCATTTTCGCCGTGGAGCTGTTGGTGCAGGATGTTTTCCCAGGAGCCCGCCGGAGCTTCCGGCACGGGCATTTTTTCCGGAGTAGCGCCCCACTTCTTGCCCGCTACCACGGAGCCTTGGTAAGAGCCGAAGCCGACGGCAAATACCTTGTCGCGGCCGTACTTCTCGCGGGCCAGCTGGCCTACGTTCACGGAGCCGTCGCGGGGCATATCGGTGTAGCGCGCATCGCCAATGTGGGTGT carries:
- a CDS encoding prephenate dehydrogenase, whose product is MKTVTIIGVGLIGGSLAISLRQKGLASHIIGVDHSPENLLQARQLQLIDEGTPDLISAVRRADLVVVAVPMDAMLTVLPQVLDAVKNQVVIDVGSTKSMLLTAVAGHPKRGRFVAVHPMAGTEYSGPEAAVPELFTDKTLVICDAEQSDADAVAQVQSLFEQLQMNIEYLDAAAHDLHTAYVSHISHITSFALALTVLEKEKEEQQIFALASGGFASTVRLAKSSPDMWVPIFRQNRVNVLDVLDEHIHQLQHLRQLIAQEDYAAVYQQIQQANLIKKILK
- a CDS encoding chorismate mutase, producing the protein MQSALFNRQPDDKPYLISGPCSAETEEQVLDTCQRLAATGKVQALRAGIWKPRTKPGGFEGVGTKGLPWLKKASELTGLPIAVEVATAKHVEDCLAFGVDILWVGARTTGNPFSVQEIANVLRGVQVPVLVKNPIHPELELWVGAVERLQKAGLEKVGLIHRGFSSYGNTDYRNAPMWHLPIEMKRRQPEMPLLCDPSHICGRRDTLFAVAQQALNLGFDGNMIESHQNPDAAWSDAKQQITPEVLKDLIQDLVWRHETTNQREFLTALASLREQINQLDAEIIQLLGRRMGVAEKIGEYKKENDITILQTSRWNEVLERAQRQGTSVGLTPEFVEQYFAAVHLESINRQNAIMNRE
- a CDS encoding lysophospholipid acyltransferase family protein, with amino-acid sequence MKPLVQVALRVFFRKLEVRNPQRLQMPGPLLITGNHPNTLMDPLVVAVNRREPIAFLAKSTFFQNPILRRIMESGNSIPIYRRQDAETGEGGASLEEIAARNEASFGRCFDYLGQGGTVMIFPEGTSVSERKLRPLKTGAARIALGTEARYNFQLGLHVLPLGINYFDPTRFRSDVFINVAPPIRVADYAAAYQQDPEAAADLLTEEIRRRMEVRLVITRDAAEDELARQVERTFGDHLNPDDDPTTLYDNFQLSRTLQQAILYFEQHAPAHLTEVRRQLTTYLAQLHKFRLTDEALEAGQQKTGTRFSRAVSTASRLILGLPLYVYGVINNYIPYIIPSLIARKATTDIAFLAPIMLVTGMLTFSLGYVAQTALVHHFTQDWRWTTLYALSLAPAGFFALNYWGNLEGRLRRLRTLQLFRQQRPAMEALLQQRTLILQLLNEARVAYLAAKAGKKGEAAID
- a CDS encoding metallophosphoesterase family protein, with amino-acid sequence MGGALMAGSWLMGCSLLESSPNQAYAPAAEQHQTSRNLARLAAQPPTHHGDTVRFVLVGDTQRFYDETADFVASVNQQPRIDFVTIAGDISDFGLGREMHWVHRRLQKLRVPYLTVIGNHDELGNGRAAYQAHFGPLNYSFVYQGTRFICLDTNGREYGFNGRVPDLDWLEQQLADTAGIARTVILCHVPPNDADFDPKLVQPYTQLLGRHPKVTLHLGAHIHRFTAGQPFHDGLTYLTAYNLRKRRYHILTLWGQRYFRLETVSYAKVR
- a CDS encoding metallophosphoesterase family protein, encoding MTSFFSSFSIRFLLGTLLLSLAGCEWVEFSPNDHRAPAEESHLTRKNLARLEQQTLPPGDTLRFVFTGDSQRFYEQADAFVQSVNQQQGISFVVVAGDISDFGLNREMRWVNEKLSKLSVPYLTVIGNHDQVANGRAAYQEIFGPLNYTFTYAGTRFIMTDTNGREYNFNGRIPDVPWVEQQLADTVGVQRQVVMSHVPPEDPDFDPALRPAYTAALRNAPRLVFELNGHRHDFHIGQPFDDGVTYINSFAFEKRQYVVLTVWGQKQFRLQTIAF
- the radA gene encoding DNA repair protein RadA; the protein is MAKLKTLYFCQNCGAQSVKWIGRCPSCGEWNTYVEEVVQKEDTQAAGSWKTPAAASTTKVSKPRPVSEIHYEEEPRIITHDGELNRVLGGGLVPGSLVLIGGEPGIGKSTLMLQIAMQLRQLKVLYVSGEESEQQIKMRAERLIGEQHPGCYILTETNTQNIFKQIDQLQPNIVVIDSIQTLHSGLVESGAGSVSQVRECTQELLKYAKETGVPVLLIGHITKDGSIAGPKILEHMVDTVLQFEGDRHLSYRILRTIKNRFGSTSELGIYEMQGSGLRQVSNPSEILLSQRTETLSGMAIGATLEGNRPLLVEVQALVTPATYGTPQRSSTGFDAKRLQMLLAVLEKRSGLRLGQHDVFLNIAGGLRLDDPALDLAVCAAVVSSLNDIPLSGETCLAAEVGLSGEIRAVSRLDQRLSEAEKLGFGEMYISQFNARGLDLGRFGIRVHPVGRLDEVLSGLFG
- a CDS encoding TlpA family protein disulfide reductase, whose protein sequence is MAALLAPLSGWAQGTVLLTGKISNQDSDTIAISVRDNPLQANEQLTYARVDSKGEFRLALKVDGPTRADLVYGDDVTALFVEPGNALEIKFKGSDMAGSIRFKGKGAEANTFLSEMDDKFVENDGFQVLPENIMLYEPGFLSFLDYRRKAEDKFLAENEESLSQPFINYVKAEIAYTYANDRLTFQDLREQVVATEGRLKMSPTYYEFLNDKSLINNASALQNEMYQEFLLNYVHYQAQSQSHQRSDPDFYQVCYEVAKENLSGSVRPLVLGRIMQESFRFGHIKLSQAMLSDFRTQPESGKYLPALQADFDAHKSFSIGAQAPDFKLVTAKGDSVSLRSFAGKLVYINFWKSTSGLCLRDLPYAQDLAKKFEGKNIVFLNIAFDENEPAWRQLVVSKKLPGVHVRASGGLRSALARAYALDNVPSYMLLAEDGTFLNTKPKRLSSHAAVEEIKDSFGKAALYTSTAEIKR